Genomic DNA from Haloplanus sp. HW8-1:
ATACCGATACTCCGAGACGTACCGGCGATAGTAGCCCGTCTCCGGTGGAGCGGACAGCGTGATCGTCGCGTTCGTATTCGACCGGCCGGGGACGTGGAGTCGTTCGGGATCGGTCGTCACGCCCTCGCTCGCGGGCGTCAGATAGACCACGACGGGGACGAGGCCTGCGTTGGGGACGCGATAGGTGAGCGTCTCGGCGCTCCCCTGTCGGATGATCGTCGGACTCTCCGAGTCGAACTCAGCGCTCACGACGCCGAACTCTTGGGTCCCTCCGGGAACGACCATCGACGCCGTCGCGGTGAGGACGACCAGCGCCGCGAGTCCGGCGACGATGGTCCGTGTCGAGAGCCCCCGATCTCGGTCTCGTGACCGGGTCCGGTCGCGCTCCGAGCCGTCGCTCGCGAACAGATCGAACACGTAAAGCAGCGCCGAGAGTCCGAGCAATAGGTACGTGAGTCCCTGGGTTCCGAGCAGCGAGCGACTCCCCGTCACCGACGCCAAGAGTCGCTGGGTGTCGGTGACCGCGCTCTGCAGCCCCATCACCGCCGTACCCATGTGTGGGATCACGACGACCGAACCACCGACCTGCCACGCCTTGGCGACGATCTGGGCGTCCTTCACGGGGGGCTCGTCGCCGTCCTGGTCGGTGAAGGGATTGGCGTCGCCGCGGGTCACGTAGCCACGCTCCGTCTGGTCGACGACCCGGTGGGTCGTCAGACCACCGCCCTGGATCCGTTCGGCTCTGAACACGATGACGTCGCCTTCCTCGACGTGGCCGTCGATCGCGGTCGGAATGGCGACGAATCCGTCACCGGGATCCAGCGTCGGTTCCATGCTTCCAGTCTCGACGAATCCGAGCAACACCGGATAGCCGAGCACCTGTCCGGCGACTAACGCGACGACGACGAGAACGGCGAGTGCCTCGCCCGCGACCGAGAGCGTGCGTCGCGGTGACATTCGGGATACGGGACGCTGGCGCCGAACCGGTAAAAAACCCTCCGCCAGCCGGGGCCTCCCGGAGGCCGCTACCCGGTCGGCTCGTCCGCCGCCCGGTCGGCGCCGAACGGGCCCACCGCTAGGCTCACGTACGGACCGAGGAACCCGAGGCAGAATCCGAGTAGGTGTACGTAGTCGTTCGGGACGGTCGCCACGTGTGAGGTTCCAGCGCCGAACCCGACGACCGGGAATCCGAGACACGACACTGTCGCGACGACGAACAGTTCGAGCCAGCCTCGCGTCGACCCCGCCGTTCCGGGACGCCCGACTCGGCGACGGTCGATATCGAGGGCGCGAACGTAGTACGCGCCGAGTAGTCCACAGGTCAGACCGACCCCGAGACTCGTCGTCGACGGCGGCAGGGCGACGACCGTCGCGATCGCAAGCACGACGAAGAACACGGCGGGGGCGTGCCGGTAGTCGACCCACGGGACGAGCCTGGATCGGGCGTACAACGGGAGCAGGACGGCGAGAAGACCCGCGAACGCGGCGGTCACGCCCGAGAAGCCGTAACCGACGGCGCGTCGGGGGACCGCGAGATTCAGCGCCGAGAGCACGGGCGGGAGCGCCAGCAGGTACGTCGCCGTCGCGGCACCGAACAGTCGCCGTCGATCGGCGAGCGTCGCGAGCAGGTACGAGAGGCCGGCGAAAACCACGTATCCGAGCAGGTTGGACGCGAGGTGTGAGACCCGGAAGTGGACGAAATGTGCCGTGAACGCCGTCGAGAGGGAGGGATCGGTGTAGACGAACGTCAGCGACTGGCGGCGCGACTCCGGCAACAGAAAGATGCCGAGTACCGCTGCCGGCACGGCCGCGAGCGCCGCGCAGTCCCGCATTCGGACGAGGCCGGCGACGACGACGCGGAACGGGGGGTCGGCGGCGGAGCGAAGCGACACGGATCGGTCACTCTCCCTCCCCACCGCGTTGCCGGCGGACCAGCCAGACCACGAGCACTGCGACGAGGGCGAACAGCCATCCCATCGACGACAGCGAGAACGTCGCGGGTTCGCCGACCGGCTCTCCCGCCCGGTCCGCGGGAGTCGGTGACGGTGGGGCCGACGAGGGAGAGAGTGCCGGCGGCCCGCTCGCCGCTCCCTCCACCGGTGGGTCGGCAGCGCCCGACGCGGTACCGGGCGATCGGGAGGTGATCGAGGCCGGCGTCGACCTCGGTGCGTCGACGACGAGCGTCCCCGAATCGACGCCGCCGACGCTCACCGCGTACCGTCCCGGCGATTGAGGG
This window encodes:
- a CDS encoding signal peptidase I, which codes for MSPRRTLSVAGEALAVLVVVALVAGQVLGYPVLLGFVETGSMEPTLDPGDGFVAIPTAIDGHVEEGDVIVFRAERIQGGGLTTHRVVDQTERGYVTRGDANPFTDQDGDEPPVKDAQIVAKAWQVGGSVVVIPHMGTAVMGLQSAVTDTQRLLASVTGSRSLLGTQGLTYLLLGLSALLYVFDLFASDGSERDRTRSRDRDRGLSTRTIVAGLAALVVLTATASMVVPGGTQEFGVVSAEFDSESPTIIRQGSAETLTYRVPNAGLVPVVVYLTPASEGVTTDPERLHVPGRSNTNATITLSAPPETGYYRRYVSEYRYLAILPTSVIDAGYRLHPWVPVVLVDAVIGVPFYLLGTWLVGSGRLRARSRSRDGVSTLGRLLNRYG